Proteins encoded in a region of the Watersipora subatra chromosome 5, tzWatSuba1.1, whole genome shotgun sequence genome:
- the LOC137396982 gene encoding uncharacterized protein yields MELLTTNIHCWATTRRVNSIYLRMLAEATVIAVSIGAVASSTVLAAGGAFLLKAAAIGVGILVVVVALDFLTSAIASRNGEKYEPYTVQIIKACKRKMHKV; encoded by the exons ATGGAACTTCTTACAACAAACATTCATTGTTGGGCAACTACTCGACGGGTTAACTCCATTTACCTCAG aaTGCTAGCCGAAGCCACAGTGATTGCAGTATCTATTGGAG CAGTTGCCAGCTCAACAGTACTTGCAGCGGGAGGAGCATTCCTATTAAAGGCAGCTGCAATTGGAGTAGGCATCCTGGTGGTGGTAGTAGCTCTCGACTTCTTAACTAGCGCCATTGCTTCGCGTAATGGGGAAAAATATGAGCCCTACACTGTACAAATTATCAAAGCTTGCAAAAGGAAGATGCATAAGGTCTAA